The Raphanus sativus cultivar WK10039 chromosome 2, ASM80110v3, whole genome shotgun sequence DNA segment GCATTGGGACCTCTCGGTCAAGCATTGCGTCCCTTCGCCCAATGCACCCGAACGTCTTCGCCCTTCACAACCCAATCATACCTCTACCCTAGTATCCGCCCCGGCTAAGCCTAATCCTAACCCAATCCAACACGAGCCACCCTGTCCGGACCACACATCACTCGCCACTGACTGAACCACACCAGACGCGGCCTCAGCCCGGACCACCTACCACTGTCACTAAACCCAACCGCCTCAGCTGGTTGATCTGGCCCAGCTGGTCTTCGAGCTTATCAGCTAGCTGGGCTTAGCTGACTACACTACATTGAACTAACCTCAACTGATTACATATTCTACACTACCTTAAGCTAAACATGAACTTGGTGTCGAGGAAACTACCTAAGCTTCTCATTCGACCTAACGATACGCCTATGTAATATCTGAGTCAATGATTCAATATAAACTTTGACTACGCTTGTTCATAGGACGTCCACCTGATCCTAGGCATGATCAAAGACATTACAGATAAGACTCCAACCAAACCTAGAAACTTCATTGCCATATGCAGAACAAATTAAGGTTAATTAAAAAAGATCCGGCCATGAAGTACAAGATCTCAACGTTGCAAAAGTCGACTACGAAGCTGACAACCACCAGAACCAAAAGGATCAACTCATTCGAACTCTCAACCACCTAAAGTAAAGCGAAACTTTTTATATCTAactatataaatcaatatttacaTATGTAAATCTTAGTTTTAAACCACAAAAATTTACAACCAATTAAAAGAGACGATTAAAAACAAAGTGGAATCCTGATCCACGTCATGACTAAAGAAGTCCATCCACATGTGTTAACaggaaaagaaaattttgacaaaaaaaattagagagaaatgagggaaaaataaagagaaagttCTTTTACTAATACAAACTATGCTAGCCAAAATTCCATAAACATATGCTTGTTGACTAGTGTTTGAATTTTTAGGTTTTACcatgcaaatatttttttgtaggaATTGGcccaataaatatttttcttgtggACTGGgcttaataactaaattatgCAGATAATGATTATTATCTCTACTCACTAGTAACGTTAATGGTTAAATATCTAGGCCGTGACGACTGATCCGTAGTTGGGTAGTATACGACACTACACTTCCAAGAATTTATTGGAAATAAAGCATTCGTGTGACTGCAATTGCTTAAAGGTTTATCTTACTACTATGTGTCATCAATGATCCGATCTTATCCACCAGAGAAGCAAGGAATATGAATTTTGAACCGGAAAATTCTCTGTTCTATCAAATCTAGGTTTATGGTTTCTTGCAAGCATGCAAGGGTTTTCTTAGAGAAATTTGATTTTCttggattttaaattttcaCTTGTTGATAAGTTCAATTGGTGTTTTTCTTATGGAGATAAAAGAGGTTTTACAGTGAAGTTGTAGACAATCAAAACCTCTGAGCTATTGTATATACAcaagatatattttttggtgGAGCCAAAGCGATGCAGAACAGAACAAAAGTTATCAAGTAACTTAGAACTAATGCAAACAAAAGAGTGAACACttagtcaaaagaaaatgtattgaaaaacaaatatgtaTTCTCCTGGTGACTGGTGTATCTGAACAGACAGTGCTGTCCTTCAGCAGCCAATGTTCTGTGTATTTATCAAACCTATACTCGAAAACAAAACCGAAGTAAAAAACCAACTAACCTACCTCCAGCTTGATAAGATTTGATCGTTGcgcttttcttttcttcttcttgcatTTCTATAGTATTTTCCCTTTTCTGTATTTGATTGTTGTTGTGCCACACTTCCACTCAAGAAAGTGGCTGGGATTTGTTGTGGATAGGATCTGATCCTCGTCTTACACGTCTCTTGTTTGATTGGAACGAGTCCTTTGTCTGATCCTTTTGTGCTTGTTGTATCTTCTCAGATCTAACTTTATTCTTGTTAACCTCCTCAAGAATGCGTCGGTTTCCACTGAGCATTCCTTGACCTTCACGGTTGTCCCTAGAATGAATATCAATGCTCCTTAGCTTAGCAATTTCACCTGGCTCAACAActccagcttcttctccttgtatTTGCCTGAGGAAAAACGCTCTATTTCCCAAGGCTGAGACCTTATATCTGTTGTCTGATAGTAATCCTATGCAGACAAGAAGACAAAGCA contains these protein-coding regions:
- the LOC108841040 gene encoding CLAVATA3/ESR (CLE)-related protein 45; this encodes MLGYSTRMMLCLLVCIGLLSDNRYKVSALGNRAFFLRQIQGEEAGVVEPGEIAKLRSIDIHSRDNREGQGMLSGNRRILEEVNKNKVRSEKIQQAQKDQTKDSFQSNKRRVRRGSDPIHNKSQPLS